The nucleotide sequence AAGCAAGGTGGACGAACTTTCAAACGGTAAGGATTCGCGGAACCATCGCTGACCAGATAGAAGCCCAACTCACCGTTGGCCGCCTCTGTCGCATCGTAAACTTCACCCACTGGTGGGCGAAGACCTTTGATGATCAGCATGAAGTGATTCATCAAACCTTCGATGTTGCCGTAAACGTCTTTTTTCTCTGGAAGAACGATGCCTTTGTCGCGGATTGTGTAATCGCCACCAGGAACGTTTTTGCAGACTTGTTCAATGATACGAACGGACTGACGCATTTCCTCGAAACGAACCAGGTAACGGTCATAGATGTCACCGTTGGTTCCAACTGGAACATCAAAATCCAAAGCGTCGTAACCATAGTATGGCTGAGCTTTACGCAAATCCAGGTTCACACCCGCGGCACGCAGCAACGGACCGGTGTAACCCCACTGGATCGCATCCTGAGCAGAAACCGGGCAGACGTTTTTAGTACGCTGGATGAAGATTTTATTATCAACAACCATCGCCGCCATTTCGTCTGTGCCTTTGCGGATTTCTTTGCAAAGAGCCAGAACTTCGTCGAACCAGCCTTCCGGCGCATCCTGAGCCATACCACCGATACGGGTCATGGACACTGTCAGACGGGCACCGCAAAGTTTTTCAAACAGACCGTAAACTTTTTCACGCATACCGAACATATAGAAGAAGCTGGTCAAAGCCCCCAAGTCCATCGCGCCAGTACCGATTGCGATCGTGTGATCGATGATACGGGAAAGTTCAGCCAGAATTACACGCATCGCCTGCGCTTTTGGCGGGATTTCCACGCCCAAAAGTCTTTCAACCGCTTTGCAGTAACCGATATTGTTCATCGGAGCAGAGCAGTAGTTCAGACGGTCTGTGTAAGGGATCACCTGATTGTACGGGTGAGTCTCTGCCATTTTTTCGAAACAACGGTGCAGGTAACCAATCTCGTTGTTGCAACGGATGATCGTCTCGCCGTCCATTTCAGCCATCACACGCAAAGTTCCGTGCATCGCTGTATGGGAAGGACCGATGTTCAATGGAAGATACTTGTCATTCAATACGTCACCAGGAGAGCCCGGCTCGTTGTTGAAATGGATCGGCAGGGAGTTTGTGCACGCCTGCTGATTGTTCGCATCGTAGTCCTTGCGCAAAGGGTGACCCACGAACTGGTGGTGAGTCAGGATTTTGCGCAGGTTCGGGTGACCGTCGAAGATGATACCGTACATGTCGTACGCTTCACGTTCGAACCAGTCAGCACCACGGTAAGCGGGAATCACTGTACCGATGGACTCGCCCTCACCCACTTGCGCTTTCACGCGCAGACGAGAAGAGTCTTTGGAGTTAAACAGGTTGTAAACAACGTCAAAACGCTTTTCACGGCTTGGATAGTCCGCACCGCACACGTCCATCAGGAAATCGAACTGGCCGCTTTCACGAAGGAACAACAACAGCGCCGGAGCGTCTTCTTTAGGAACTTCAATCACGTCATCGCCAACAGCGTGAGTGAACTTGAAGTTCTCAATTTTAAATTTGCCAGCCAGAAGCTGTTTCAGATTTTCAAGCTTGTTCATATGGGCTCTTCCAGTTGTCTTTCCAAGGGCGTGGTTGATGTGTCGCGATCATACGCTGCAAAGCCATGATACCGTCCATCACCGCTTCTGGTGTCGGAGGGCAACCCGGGATGTAAACGTCGACAGGGATGACTTTATCAACGCCCTGAAGAACGTGGTAAGCACGGTAGAAACCACCGGAGCTTGCGCAAGCGCCCATGGACAACACGTATTTGGGTTCCAGCATCTGCTGATAGATACGCACGATCACCGGAGCCATTTTCTCGGTGATGGTTCCCGCGACGACAAGCAAGTCCGCCTGACGTGGAGAGAAGCGCGCCACTTCCGCACCGAAACGAGCCAAGTCATACTTGGGACCCATCACGGACATGAACTCGATACCGCAACAAGCAGTACCGTACGGCATTGGCCACAGAGAGTTTTTTCTTCCCCACGCAACAATAGCATCAAGCTTTGACGTGAAAGCAAAACCTCGCGACATATCATCTACAGCTTGGGTTCCGGTCATCCCATCGTGAGATACCAAACCCTGCACTTGTTCATTGTGCATAAATACACCTCTGCAATTTCATTTAGCTATCATTAAGTAGTTACTGAAAAACCGTAATCCTGACAACTAGATATATATATTGGCGGCCCTCGCCGATTTCTTCAACGCGCCTTTCCAAAGTGGGCCAAATGAAATTGATTCTCCTGTCGTTTAACCACAAACTTTAGGGAGCTTAAACAATAGGAGAAAACCCACATGAAGAAGATGGCACTGTACGTTGCTTCTGCCATTCTTGCTTTGTCCGGAGTGGCATCTGCCAACTCTCAAAAGCAAGATTTGCTTATTAAACTGGCACCTGGCTTCGTCGAATTGGAAATTCAGGGCGCAAAAGTCGAAAAATTGAGCGAATCCTGGGTTCGCGTTCAAGCTCCCCGCCGCATGAGCCTTCAATCTTTGGAAAAGAATCCGGCAATCGAGTACGTTCAACCGAACTACAAAATCTCCCTTTTGGAAGATTATAAAATCGAAGATCCTCTTCGCCGTGCCGCTTTGGCAAAGATGCTTTCAAGAAATCCTCAGCTTCGTGCAGCCGCTCGCCAGGACAACCCGGCGATTCCTGACGCTCCGCAACCAACGACCGGGGCAGATCCTTTGTTCTCCAAACAGTGGGGCATGCTGGATATCGGTGTGATTGACGGCTGGAAAGTGACCAAAGGCAATCCGGAAATGATCGTGGCGGTTATCGACACTGGTGTCGACTATACTCACGAAGACCTTCTGCCAAATCTTTGGAGAAACGCCGGCGAAATCCCTGACAACGGCATCGACGATGACGGTAACGGTTACATCGACGACGTGATCGGCTGGGACTTTGTGACCAACGACAATAAACCTTATGACCTTGCGGTGGATTCTTTGGACGGTTTGTTCAAAGGTGGCAATCCGGGTCACGGTACTCACTGTGCTGGCAACGTGGCAGCTCGTGGCGACAACGGCAAAGGTATTGCTGGCGTGGCACCGAATGTGAAAATCATGTCTTTGCGTTTCATCGGCATGACTGGCGGCGGGACCACGGCTGATGCGATCAAATCCATCCGCTATGCAGTTGATAACGGCGCGAAAATCATGAACAACTCATGGGGTTCTGAAGGTGAAGAGCCTGGCGCTCCTGAAAATCAGGCTTTGCGTGATGCTGTTCAATACGCTCAGGACAAAGGTGTTCTGTTCATCGCAGCGGCTGGTAACGGTCACCGCGGTGTGGGTTATGATAACGATACAGACAAGCTTCCGGCTTACCCTGCGTCTTATGATCATGACATCATCATCTCTGTGGCGGCATTGGATTCTTCCGACCGTCTGGGTTCTTTCTCTAACTGGGGTCAGAAGTCTGTGGATATCGGTGCTCCGGGCGTGAAGGTTTATTCCACGACTGTGGCACAAAGCTACAGCGATACTGTTATCGATAAATTTGGCTTCAAAGCCACTTGGGATGGTACATCCATGGCAGCGCCTCACGTTGCTGGTGCAGCGGCACTTTACTGGTCTGCCCACCCGGAAAAATCCTGGCAGGATGTAAAAGCGGCGATCATCGGATCTGCTCGCAAG is from Bdellovibrio bacteriovorus str. Tiberius and encodes:
- the nuoD gene encoding NADH dehydrogenase (quinone) subunit D; translation: MNKLENLKQLLAGKFKIENFKFTHAVGDDVIEVPKEDAPALLLFLRESGQFDFLMDVCGADYPSREKRFDVVYNLFNSKDSSRLRVKAQVGEGESIGTVIPAYRGADWFEREAYDMYGIIFDGHPNLRKILTHHQFVGHPLRKDYDANNQQACTNSLPIHFNNEPGSPGDVLNDKYLPLNIGPSHTAMHGTLRVMAEMDGETIIRCNNEIGYLHRCFEKMAETHPYNQVIPYTDRLNYCSAPMNNIGYCKAVERLLGVEIPPKAQAMRVILAELSRIIDHTIAIGTGAMDLGALTSFFYMFGMREKVYGLFEKLCGARLTVSMTRIGGMAQDAPEGWFDEVLALCKEIRKGTDEMAAMVVDNKIFIQRTKNVCPVSAQDAIQWGYTGPLLRAAGVNLDLRKAQPYYGYDALDFDVPVGTNGDIYDRYLVRFEEMRQSVRIIEQVCKNVPGGDYTIRDKGIVLPEKKDVYGNIEGLMNHFMLIIKGLRPPVGEVYDATEAANGELGFYLVSDGSANPYRLKVRPPCFAIYQSFPTVVKGAMLADAIATVASMNLIAGELDR
- a CDS encoding NADH-quinone oxidoreductase subunit B, yielding MTGTQAVDDMSRGFAFTSKLDAIVAWGRKNSLWPMPYGTACCGIEFMSVMGPKYDLARFGAEVARFSPRQADLLVVAGTITEKMAPVIVRIYQQMLEPKYVLSMGACASSGGFYRAYHVLQGVDKVIPVDVYIPGCPPTPEAVMDGIMALQRMIATHQPRPWKDNWKSPYEQA
- a CDS encoding S8 family peptidase, which gives rise to MKKMALYVASAILALSGVASANSQKQDLLIKLAPGFVELEIQGAKVEKLSESWVRVQAPRRMSLQSLEKNPAIEYVQPNYKISLLEDYKIEDPLRRAALAKMLSRNPQLRAAARQDNPAIPDAPQPTTGADPLFSKQWGMLDIGVIDGWKVTKGNPEMIVAVIDTGVDYTHEDLLPNLWRNAGEIPDNGIDDDGNGYIDDVIGWDFVTNDNKPYDLAVDSLDGLFKGGNPGHGTHCAGNVAARGDNGKGIAGVAPNVKIMSLRFIGMTGGGTTADAIKSIRYAVDNGAKIMNNSWGSEGEEPGAPENQALRDAVQYAQDKGVLFIAAAGNGHRGVGYDNDTDKLPAYPASYDHDIIISVAALDSSDRLGSFSNWGQKSVDIGAPGVKVYSTTVAQSYSDTVIDKFGFKATWDGTSMAAPHVAGAAALYWSAHPEKSWQDVKAAIIGSARKINALDRKSVSGGKLDVKALMNY